A genomic region of Herbaspirillum sp. DW155 contains the following coding sequences:
- a CDS encoding branched-chain amino acid ABC transporter permease encodes MGNLIFEQVLNSLQFGVMLFLIASGLTLIFGVMNFVNLAHGSFFMIGAYVAAVAAGASGSFWLGLLVALPATAALGFLLEWLVFRRLYKKDHMVHVLATFAFILIFNDGVRMIWGPQPLPLNMPAAFAGPVNLFGLPYSSYRLLVMAVGMVVAVALYLLINRTRIGMWVRAGANNLEMVTAMGINIGLLFRLVFSFGLLLAALAGIMLGPLVAVQAGMGDDVLILAFVVVVIGGIGSVPGAAIGALIVGVVDTLGRSLLPQLFALFLSADAAASVGPALGSMMIYLVMIAVLFWRPSGLFPART; translated from the coding sequence TTGGGTAATCTGATCTTCGAGCAGGTGCTCAACAGCCTGCAATTCGGCGTCATGCTGTTCCTGATCGCATCGGGATTGACGCTGATCTTTGGCGTGATGAACTTCGTGAACCTGGCGCACGGCAGTTTCTTCATGATCGGCGCCTACGTGGCGGCGGTGGCGGCCGGGGCCAGCGGTTCCTTCTGGCTGGGCCTGCTGGTGGCCCTGCCGGCCACGGCGGCGCTGGGCTTCCTGCTGGAGTGGCTGGTGTTCCGGCGGCTCTACAAGAAGGACCACATGGTGCACGTGCTGGCCACCTTCGCCTTCATCCTGATCTTCAACGATGGCGTGCGCATGATCTGGGGCCCGCAGCCGCTGCCGCTGAACATGCCGGCCGCCTTTGCCGGGCCGGTCAACCTGTTCGGGCTGCCGTATTCCAGCTATCGCCTGCTGGTCATGGCGGTGGGCATGGTGGTGGCCGTGGCGCTGTACTTGCTCATCAATCGCACGCGCATCGGCATGTGGGTGCGCGCCGGGGCCAACAACCTGGAGATGGTCACGGCCATGGGCATCAACATCGGCCTGCTTTTCCGGCTGGTGTTCAGCTTCGGGCTGCTGCTGGCGGCGCTGGCCGGCATCATGCTGGGACCGCTGGTGGCGGTGCAGGCCGGTATGGGCGATGACGTACTGATCCTGGCCTTCGTGGTGGTGGTCATCGGCGGCATCGGCTCGGTGCCGGGCGCGGCCATCGGCGCGCTCATCGTGGGCGTGGTCGATACGCTGGGTCGCAGCCTGCTCCCGCAACTCTTCGCGCTCTTCCTCAGTGCCGATGCGGCCGCCTCGGTCGGTCCGGCGCTGGGCTCGATGATGATCTACCTGGTGATGATCGCGGTGCTGTTCTGGCGCCCCAGCGGTCTGTTCCCTGCGCGTACCTGA
- a CDS encoding ABC transporter substrate-binding protein produces MNRLTQVAGAVMMAMAAGASLSAQASEVVKVGFLTTLSGPASAPGVDQREGFMLAMKMLGNKLGGVPAEVIVVDDQFSPDAAKQGADRLIKREKVDIVSGFVYSNILLAVAPAAFVSKTVVVSANAGPAQLAGAGCNPYFFSASYQNDATHEAAGKLMADKGYQRVAIIAPNYPAGKDASAGFKRFLKKDPAVELFPKLGQLDFATEIAQLRAANIDALYFFLPGGMGVNFVKQYAAAGMDPKIVRVMPAYDADQQMLSNGDLIAGVANTGQWSADLPNEQNRAFVAAYVKEYGHQPSMFASQAYDAAMLIDSAVKTIGGKVENREALIAAIKAANFKSVRGGFKFAANHFPIQNQYARVVTKGADGKYVNNMTQTLLPDHVDAYVSQCKMP; encoded by the coding sequence ATGAATCGACTCACTCAAGTGGCAGGTGCGGTAATGATGGCGATGGCGGCGGGTGCAAGCTTGTCCGCGCAGGCGTCCGAGGTGGTGAAGGTGGGCTTCCTGACCACCCTGAGCGGCCCGGCCAGCGCACCCGGCGTGGATCAACGCGAAGGTTTCATGCTGGCCATGAAGATGCTGGGCAACAAGCTCGGCGGCGTGCCCGCCGAAGTCATCGTGGTCGATGACCAGTTCAGCCCCGATGCCGCCAAGCAGGGTGCGGACCGCCTCATCAAGCGCGAGAAGGTCGATATCGTGAGCGGCTTCGTCTATTCCAACATCCTGCTGGCCGTGGCACCGGCCGCCTTCGTCAGCAAGACCGTGGTGGTCAGCGCCAATGCCGGCCCGGCGCAACTGGCCGGTGCGGGATGCAATCCGTATTTCTTCAGCGCCAGTTACCAGAACGATGCGACCCACGAGGCAGCGGGCAAGCTGATGGCCGACAAGGGTTACCAGCGCGTGGCCATCATTGCCCCCAATTATCCGGCGGGCAAGGATGCCTCGGCAGGCTTCAAGCGCTTCCTGAAGAAAGACCCTGCGGTCGAACTCTTCCCCAAGCTGGGCCAGCTCGATTTCGCTACTGAAATTGCGCAGTTGCGCGCCGCCAATATCGATGCCCTGTATTTCTTCCTGCCGGGCGGCATGGGCGTCAATTTCGTCAAGCAATATGCGGCCGCCGGCATGGACCCCAAGATCGTGCGCGTGATGCCCGCCTATGATGCGGACCAGCAGATGCTCTCCAACGGCGACCTGATCGCGGGCGTGGCCAACACCGGCCAGTGGTCGGCCGACCTACCCAACGAACAGAACCGCGCCTTCGTGGCCGCCTATGTCAAGGAGTACGGTCATCAGCCTTCGATGTTCGCCTCCCAGGCCTATGACGCGGCCATGCTCATCGACAGCGCCGTCAAGACCATCGGCGGCAAGGTCGAGAATCGCGAGGCCCTCATTGCGGCTATCAAGGCGGCCAACTTCAAATCGGTGCGCGGTGGCTTCAAGTTCGCTGCCAATCACTTCCCGATCCAGAATCAATATGCGCGCGTGGTGACCAAGGGTGCCGACGGCAAGTACGTCAACAACATGACCCAGACGCTCTTGCCCGATCACGTCGACGCCTACGTCAGTCAATGCAAGATGCCTTGA